The DNA sequence CCTGGTCGGAGAGCTGACGTGGCCCCGGCCTGGTGGCATGGTCCGGCGGGCCCGTCTGGCGCATCGAGGCCTGCTGCAGGCCATCCCGGTCTGGCTGCTGCGGACGGCCATCGGCACGCTCGTCACCGGGATCGTGGTGATCGCTGTGGGTGCGGTGACCGCCGACCGCTACGACCGCAGCATCACCGTCCACGCCGGCGACGGGCTGGTCGAGGGCGCAGCGTCTCCCTACGTCGGCAGCGGATACGGGCTACCGGCCCTGGTGGGCCTGGGGTGCCTGCTCGCGCTGACCACGGCTGCGTTGTTGGTCGTCGCCAACCGCCCCGCGATCGTCACCGATGACGCCGACGTTGAGGGCGCTCTCCGGCGGGCATCGGCGCAGCGGGTGCTGCGCGGAGCGACCGCCGCGGCGATGATCCTGGTCGCCGGCCTGGTGACCGTCAGCGGGCTGGCGATCCGCAGCGCGGCGAAGACGGCGGCACAGGCCGCCCGCCTCGAGGACCTGCCCGTCGGCGCAGTCGCCTCCCTCCTGCCATGGGTGGGCGGCGCGCTGGCCCTCATCGGCCTGGTCGGCGGGGTGGTCGGCATCGGCGTCCTTTTCATCCGTACCCGCGTCCCCGTCCCCGCCGCCGAACTCGTCACCACGGAGCAGTGAAGATCGTGGACGTCACCGTCGACCTGGCCAGCCCCATCCCGCCCTATGAGCAGATCCGCGGCCAGATCGCGGCCGTCATCGACAGTGGGCAGCTCGAGGAGGGCACCCGGCTGCCCAGCATGAGAGCTCTCGCCGGTGACCTGGGCGTCGCCATCGGCACCGTCGCCCGGGCCTACCGCGAACTCGAAGGAGCCGGCCTGGTCGCCAGCCG is a window from the Modestobacter marinus genome containing:
- a CDS encoding GntR family transcriptional regulator is translated as MKIVDVTVDLASPIPPYEQIRGQIAAVIDSGQLEEGTRLPSMRALAGDLGVAIGTVARAYRELEGAGLVASRRRLGTVVAASSVSAADAGDVRQAAAELASRAHRAGLSEETALSLLRAALVALRA